In one window of Dyella thiooxydans DNA:
- a CDS encoding AMP nucleosidase, with amino-acid sequence MKSKQEIVSNWLPRYTGTPLEEFGQHILLTNFGHYVDLFAQWHGVEVRGRDRPMPNATADGITLINFGMGSPNAATVMDLLGAIGPKAALFLGKCGGLKKKNQIGDLVLPIAAIRGEGTSNDYLPPEVPALPAFQLQRGVSTMIRDLGYDYWTGTVYTTNRRVWEHDDGFKDYLRRTRCMAIDMETATIFAAGFANGIPCGALLLVSDQPMIPEGVKTEASDQKVTGQFVERHIRIGVEALKLVRRHGRSVKHLRFEEDIEP; translated from the coding sequence ATGAAAAGCAAGCAAGAAATCGTCTCCAACTGGTTGCCACGCTACACCGGCACCCCGCTGGAGGAGTTCGGCCAGCACATCCTGCTGACCAACTTCGGCCACTACGTGGATCTGTTCGCCCAGTGGCACGGCGTGGAGGTGCGTGGCCGCGACCGGCCCATGCCCAACGCCACCGCCGATGGCATCACCCTGATCAACTTCGGCATGGGTAGCCCGAACGCTGCCACCGTGATGGACCTGCTCGGCGCCATCGGGCCCAAGGCGGCGCTGTTCCTGGGCAAGTGCGGAGGCCTGAAGAAGAAGAACCAGATCGGCGACCTGGTGTTGCCGATCGCCGCGATCCGCGGCGAGGGCACCTCGAACGACTACCTGCCGCCGGAGGTTCCGGCGCTGCCGGCGTTCCAGCTGCAGCGTGGCGTGTCGACGATGATCCGCGACCTCGGCTACGACTACTGGACCGGCACCGTCTACACCACCAATCGCCGGGTCTGGGAGCACGACGACGGATTCAAGGATTACCTGCGGCGTACCCGCTGCATGGCGATCGACATGGAGACTGCCACGATCTTCGCCGCCGGATTCGCCAACGGCATCCCCTGCGGCGCACTGCTGCTGGTCTCCGACCAGCCGATGATTCCCGAGGGCGTGAAGACCGAGGCCAGCGACCAGAAAGTCACCGGGCAGTTCGTCGAGCGGCACATCCGCATCGGCGTGGAGGCGCTGAAACTGGTGCGCCGGCATGGCCGCAGCGTGAAGCATCTGCGCTTCGAGGAAGATATTGAGCCTTGA
- a CDS encoding ABC transporter ATP-binding protein, which yields MSDPATGIERAPLLEIDDATVLRGDHAALDRLTLRIDRGEHTAILGRNGSGKSTLVRLIARELHALARSGPPAPVRVLGHDRWNIAELRGQLGIVSPTLQQQLGNEAGNEVLTSVESAFFAAHDTWDRTVSPTMRRRALEALERAGASSLTGRPLASLSTGEARRVLIARALVHRPQALLLDEPCAGLDMTAQRAFLEQLRELARGGTTLLMVTHHVEEIVPEIGRVVLLHRGRVLADGPCDRVLRDEPLSAAFEAAVSVGQRGGWYSAALA from the coding sequence GTGAGCGACCCGGCGACCGGGATCGAGCGCGCGCCCCTGCTGGAGATCGACGACGCCACCGTGTTGCGGGGCGATCACGCCGCGCTCGATCGCCTGACCCTGCGCATCGACCGCGGCGAGCACACCGCCATCCTCGGCCGCAACGGCTCGGGCAAGTCCACCCTGGTGCGCCTGATCGCGCGCGAGCTGCACGCTCTGGCCCGCAGCGGACCACCGGCACCGGTCCGCGTGCTGGGACACGACCGCTGGAACATCGCCGAGCTGCGCGGGCAACTGGGCATCGTCTCGCCCACCCTGCAGCAGCAATTGGGAAATGAAGCCGGCAACGAGGTGTTGACCTCGGTGGAATCGGCGTTCTTCGCCGCCCACGACACGTGGGACCGCACGGTGAGCCCGACCATGCGTCGGCGCGCGCTGGAGGCACTGGAACGGGCCGGCGCCTCGTCCCTGACCGGTCGCCCGCTGGCCAGCCTGTCCACCGGCGAAGCACGCCGGGTGCTGATTGCCCGGGCGCTGGTGCACCGGCCGCAGGCGCTGCTGCTGGACGAGCCCTGCGCCGGCCTGGACATGACCGCCCAGCGCGCCTTCCTCGAACAGCTGCGCGAGCTGGCCCGGGGCGGCACGACGCTGCTGATGGTGACCCACCACGTGGAGGAGATCGTGCCCGAGATCGGCCGCGTGGTGCTGTTGCATCGCGGCCGCGTGCTGGCCGACGGCCCGTGCGACCGCGTGCTGCGCGACGAACCGCTCAGCGCGGCATTCGAGGCGGCGGTGTCGGTCGGTCAGCGCGGCGGCTGGTACAGCGCCGCACTGGCCTGA
- a CDS encoding DUF4124 domain-containing protein codes for MIARRSLLILVATLLSVPVAAETAYKCTAANGRVSYQDAPCPARAKQQAITLAAPGPAAPPPPDTAAPAPPPVAVTMPTAAPPPAAPLPMLYRCQKATDGSLYTSANGQPAPYAVPFGVLGAVSQPLGSVYGLGGAGASAPELNRGKVTAGLVANNYVWVRDACRPLDARETCEALQQQYDDNEHKLQQAFESEQAPFVKREAELEAQLANCSGH; via the coding sequence ATGATCGCCCGCCGCTCGCTGCTGATCCTGGTCGCCACGCTGTTGTCGGTACCGGTCGCGGCGGAAACCGCCTACAAGTGCACGGCTGCCAACGGCCGGGTGAGCTATCAGGATGCGCCGTGCCCTGCCCGGGCGAAGCAGCAGGCCATTACGCTTGCCGCGCCCGGGCCGGCCGCCCCGCCTCCGCCCGATACCGCGGCTCCGGCGCCGCCCCCGGTTGCGGTCACGATGCCGACGGCAGCACCCCCACCTGCCGCGCCCCTGCCCATGCTCTACCGCTGCCAGAAGGCGACGGACGGCTCCCTCTACACGAGCGCGAATGGCCAGCCGGCGCCTTATGCGGTTCCGTTCGGAGTGCTCGGAGCGGTAAGCCAGCCCCTGGGGTCGGTCTACGGACTGGGCGGCGCGGGCGCCTCGGCGCCGGAGCTCAACCGGGGCAAGGTGACCGCGGGCCTGGTCGCCAACAACTACGTGTGGGTGCGCGATGCCTGCCGCCCTCTCGACGCCCGGGAAACCTGCGAGGCATTGCAACAGCAGTACGACGACAACGAACACAAGCTCCAGCAGGCCTTTGAAAGCGAGCAGGCCCCTTTCGTCAAGCGCGAGGCCGAACTCGAGGCACAACTGGCGAACTGCAGCGGGCACTGA
- a CDS encoding IS3 family transposase (programmed frameshift) — MKKRFSEEQIIGFLREADAGLPIKELCRKHGFSEASYYLWRSKFGGMSVPDAKRLKELETENTRLKKLLAEQMLENEVIKDVLRKKPVGAPARRALVRQMIDKGLSERCALRVVGMSASAYRYQAQLDRNVALRRRIVELAQRHKRYGVGMIHLKLRQEGGEPVNYKRVERLYREERLQVRRRKRKKVPVSERQPLCRPSAPNEVWSMDFVFDRTADARVLKCLTIVDDATHESVGIEVERAISGLGVTRVLDRLGLIRGLPKTIRTDNGKEFCGKAMVAWAHERGVQLRLIEPGKPNQNAYIESFNGRLRDECLNEHWFPSLLHARTEIERWRREYNEERPKKALGGLTPAAYAKQLK; from the exons GTGAAGAAGCGCTTTTCCGAGGAACAGATCATCGGCTTCCTGCGTGAGGCGGATGCCGGCTTGCCGATCAAGGAGCTGTGCCGCAAGCACGGCTTCAGCGAGGCCTCCTACTACCTGTGGCGCAGCAAGTTCGGCGGCATGAGCGTTCCGGACGCCAAGCGCCTGAAGGAGCTGGAGACGGAGAACACGCGGCTGAAGAAGCTGCTGGCCGAGCAGATGCTTGAGAACGAGGTGATCAAGGACGTCCTGCGAAAAAAAC CCGTAGGCGCACCAGCCCGGCGAGCGTTGGTGCGCCAGATGATCGACAAGGGGTTGAGCGAGCGGTGCGCGCTGCGCGTGGTGGGCATGAGCGCCAGCGCGTACCGGTATCAGGCGCAGCTAGACCGCAACGTGGCGCTGCGACGGCGGATCGTGGAGCTGGCGCAGCGGCACAAGCGCTACGGCGTGGGGATGATCCACCTGAAGCTTCGGCAGGAGGGCGGCGAGCCGGTGAACTACAAGCGTGTGGAGCGGTTGTATCGGGAGGAGCGGCTGCAAGTGCGCCGGCGCAAGCGGAAGAAGGTGCCGGTGAGCGAGCGGCAGCCGCTGTGTCGTCCATCGGCGCCCAACGAGGTGTGGTCGATGGACTTCGTGTTCGATCGGACCGCCGACGCCCGCGTCCTCAAGTGCCTGACCATCGTCGACGACGCCACGCATGAGTCGGTGGGCATCGAAGTCGAACGAGCCATCTCCGGCCTCGGTGTGACGCGCGTGCTGGATCGCCTGGGGCTCATTCGCGGCCTGCCCAAGACGATCCGCACCGACAACGGCAAGGAGTTCTGCGGCAAGGCGATGGTCGCCTGGGCGCACGAACGTGGCGTGCAACTGCGTTTGATCGAACCAGGCAAGCCCAACCAGAACGCCTACATCGAATCGTTCAACGGCCGCTTGCGCGACGAATGCCTCAACGAACACTGGTTTCCCAGCCTGCTGCACGCCCGCACCGAGATCGAACGCTGGCGGCGGGAATACAACGAGGAGCGACCGAAGAAGGCGCTGGGCGGGCTGACACCAGCCGCTTACGCGAAGCAGTTAAAGTAG
- a CDS encoding SDR family oxidoreductase: MNARIDAWQLHGHTALVTGASKGIGYATARELAGLGADLLLVARDEDYLEQVRLDLADDFPDVEVLAFAADLTEPEDRLAVFDWVRDLEVPLSLMVNNAGGNQSKPTLDYASGDYRTIFEQNLFSVFEMCRLAHPHLAEHGNAAIVNVGSVSGLTHVRTGSPYGMTKAALHQLTRNLAVEWAADGIRVNAVAPWYIRTQRTDGPLADPDYLEEVLDHTPLRRIGEPEEVAAAIAFLCLPAASYVTGQVLAVDGGFVSYGF; the protein is encoded by the coding sequence ATGAACGCACGCATCGACGCTTGGCAATTGCATGGACACACGGCGCTGGTCACCGGCGCCAGCAAGGGCATTGGCTACGCCACCGCGCGGGAGTTGGCCGGTCTGGGGGCCGACCTGCTGCTGGTGGCGCGCGACGAGGACTACCTGGAGCAGGTGCGCCTCGATCTGGCCGACGATTTTCCGGACGTCGAGGTCCTCGCCTTCGCCGCCGACCTGACCGAGCCGGAGGACCGGCTGGCCGTGTTCGACTGGGTGCGCGACCTGGAGGTGCCGTTGTCGCTGATGGTCAACAACGCCGGCGGCAACCAGTCGAAACCCACGCTGGATTATGCGTCCGGGGACTATCGGACGATCTTCGAGCAGAACCTGTTCTCCGTCTTCGAGATGTGCCGGCTGGCGCACCCGCATCTGGCCGAGCATGGCAATGCGGCGATCGTCAATGTGGGTTCGGTGTCCGGCCTGACCCACGTGCGTACCGGCTCGCCGTACGGTATGACCAAGGCGGCGTTGCACCAGTTGACGCGAAACCTGGCGGTCGAATGGGCCGCCGACGGCATCCGCGTGAACGCGGTCGCGCCGTGGTACATCCGCACCCAACGTACCGACGGGCCGCTGGCCGATCCGGATTACCTGGAGGAAGTGCTCGATCACACGCCGCTGCGGCGCATTGGCGAACCAGAGGAGGTTGCCGCGGCGATCGCTTTCCTGTGCCTGCCCGCCGCCAGCTACGTCACCGGCCAGGTGCTGGCGGTGGACGGAGGCTTCGTCAGCTACGGCTTCTGA
- a CDS encoding DegV family protein → MRMGLAIDASCDLPQAFIKEHDIAVMPIAVHVDKDTFKDDRNPAEIQRFLDQKMGSRSHSASTEPCSVEDVQKLFLEKLVLEKDCVFCLTITATRSPINDHVIKASFAVLKHYRDVRDQTTMPGPFLMRVIDTRTLFAGAAPAIVEATRLFKSGEAPAAIRERLTYVANNSYGYMLPRDLYYLRARAKTKGDRSVGLFSAVMGSALDIKPLLRGYRGETAPVGKVRGFEHGAETLFDYVCKRVHAGLLVPVVCISYGGDLADVPKLPGFEALKAACEECKVELMIAPMSITGMVNVGEGALTVGFAAEEHVVEF, encoded by the coding sequence ATGCGCATGGGCCTTGCAATCGACGCATCCTGCGACCTGCCGCAGGCGTTCATCAAAGAACATGACATCGCGGTGATGCCGATTGCCGTGCATGTCGACAAGGACACGTTCAAGGACGACCGAAACCCGGCGGAAATCCAGCGCTTCCTCGACCAGAAGATGGGCAGCCGGAGTCACTCCGCATCGACCGAACCCTGCTCAGTGGAAGACGTGCAGAAGCTTTTCCTCGAGAAGCTGGTGCTGGAAAAGGACTGCGTGTTCTGCCTCACCATCACCGCCACCCGCAGCCCGATCAACGACCACGTCATCAAGGCCAGCTTCGCGGTGCTCAAGCACTACCGCGACGTGCGCGACCAGACCACCATGCCGGGCCCGTTCCTGATGCGGGTGATCGACACCCGCACGCTGTTCGCCGGTGCGGCGCCGGCGATCGTGGAGGCGACCCGCCTGTTCAAGAGCGGCGAAGCGCCGGCGGCGATCCGCGAGCGCCTGACCTACGTCGCCAACAATTCCTACGGCTACATGCTGCCGCGCGACCTTTATTACCTGCGCGCCCGCGCCAAGACCAAGGGCGACCGCAGCGTCGGCCTGTTCAGCGCGGTGATGGGTTCGGCGCTGGACATCAAGCCGCTGCTGCGCGGCTACCGTGGCGAGACGGCCCCGGTGGGCAAGGTGCGGGGCTTCGAGCACGGTGCAGAGACGCTGTTCGACTACGTCTGCAAGCGGGTCCACGCCGGCCTGCTGGTGCCAGTGGTGTGCATCAGTTATGGCGGTGACCTCGCCGACGTGCCGAAACTGCCCGGCTTCGAGGCGCTGAAGGCCGCCTGCGAGGAATGCAAGGTGGAACTGATGATCGCCCCGATGAGTATCACCGGCATGGTCAACGTCGGTGAGGGCGCCCTGACCGTTGGCTTTGCCGCGGAAGAGCACGTCGTCGAGTTCTGA
- a CDS encoding sulfotransferase: MSAVSHRADNAAYGGLCGLLKREQVRHCCCQSRIDARADLFDYLKWFHNPRMRRRVARSDRAFSASIKPSVGAEQNPGATDDSIQDSIDLFQAAMVMNRFPLDPQLVGSCRSADALLRAGRYAEAADAYRGILSRDVSNADVWYNLGYALKALGRFEDALSAYDGALRAGVGDPQEVHLNRAVIYSDHLRRDELAKGELLAALAIRPDYIPAWLNLGLLHEECGDREKAVACYERVLLAEGGPEDVRRPEALARLAHLKRPDHPDAPQLGILREAAESARDPQTRANLWFALGQAHEHLSSVDLAFEAFTRANACCRQQAPGYDRRSQERFVDALIAQFNLPVADRPLQPGPQPVFICGMFRSGSTLLEQALAAHPLICAAGELDILPRMVSGQLSPFPSSMAAITEVRLDELSGGYLDALRKLPSTTEGAAYVSDKRPDNFLLVGLIKHLFPRAKILHTVRHPLDNGLSIFMQHLDPRVAPYATDLQDIGHYYMQYRRMMEHWKSLYPESIHDVDYDSLVLAPKDVLASALDFLGLEWWPGCLRFHELSNTVKTASYWQVRRPLYRDASGRWRRYETKLRPLREVVERRDLPR, from the coding sequence TTGAGCGCAGTCAGCCATCGTGCCGACAACGCAGCCTATGGGGGCCTCTGCGGCCTGCTCAAGCGCGAGCAGGTGCGCCACTGTTGCTGCCAGTCCCGGATCGATGCGCGGGCCGACCTGTTTGACTACCTCAAATGGTTCCACAACCCTCGTATGCGGCGTAGAGTCGCTCGATCCGATCGAGCGTTTTCAGCTTCAATCAAGCCGTCTGTGGGAGCGGAGCAGAACCCCGGAGCCACTGACGACTCCATCCAGGATTCCATCGATCTTTTTCAGGCAGCGATGGTTATGAATCGATTTCCACTTGATCCACAGCTTGTGGGTTCTTGTCGCAGCGCCGACGCGCTGCTTCGTGCAGGTAGGTATGCGGAGGCCGCCGACGCCTACCGGGGGATACTCTCAAGGGACGTTTCGAACGCAGATGTCTGGTACAACTTGGGCTATGCGCTCAAAGCGTTGGGCCGCTTCGAGGACGCGCTTTCGGCCTACGACGGTGCCTTGCGGGCGGGGGTGGGTGACCCGCAGGAAGTCCATCTTAATCGCGCTGTGATCTATTCCGATCACTTGCGCAGGGACGAACTAGCCAAGGGGGAGTTGCTTGCTGCGCTTGCCATACGCCCGGACTACATACCCGCATGGCTCAATCTTGGCCTGCTTCATGAGGAGTGCGGCGATCGTGAAAAGGCGGTTGCGTGCTACGAAAGGGTGCTGCTGGCGGAGGGCGGACCTGAAGACGTCCGCCGGCCAGAGGCATTAGCTCGATTGGCGCATTTGAAGCGTCCGGACCATCCGGATGCGCCCCAGTTGGGGATCCTGCGTGAGGCGGCGGAGTCTGCGCGCGATCCGCAGACGCGAGCCAACCTCTGGTTTGCATTGGGTCAGGCTCACGAGCACCTTTCGTCTGTTGACCTGGCGTTCGAGGCGTTCACGCGCGCGAATGCGTGTTGTCGTCAACAAGCGCCCGGATATGACCGGCGTAGCCAGGAGCGATTCGTCGACGCGTTGATTGCGCAGTTCAATCTCCCGGTGGCGGACCGGCCGCTGCAGCCGGGGCCGCAGCCCGTGTTCATCTGCGGCATGTTCCGCTCCGGCTCGACCTTGCTCGAGCAGGCCTTGGCAGCGCATCCGCTGATCTGTGCCGCCGGGGAACTGGATATTCTGCCGCGCATGGTGAGTGGACAGCTTTCGCCCTTCCCGTCCTCCATGGCCGCCATTACCGAGGTTAGGCTGGATGAGCTGTCTGGGGGCTACTTGGATGCATTGCGCAAGCTCCCATCAACAACAGAAGGGGCTGCCTATGTCTCTGACAAGCGGCCTGACAACTTCCTGCTTGTTGGTTTGATCAAGCACCTGTTTCCAAGGGCAAAAATTCTGCATACGGTGCGCCACCCGCTCGACAATGGGCTATCGATCTTCATGCAGCACCTCGATCCGCGGGTAGCGCCCTATGCGACGGATCTACAGGATATCGGCCACTATTACATGCAGTATCGTCGAATGATGGAGCACTGGAAAAGCCTGTATCCGGAATCCATCCACGACGTTGACTACGACTCGCTAGTCTTGGCGCCAAAGGATGTTTTGGCGTCGGCGCTGGACTTCCTCGGCCTCGAATGGTGGCCCGGCTGTCTGCGTTTCCACGAGCTTTCAAACACCGTCAAGACAGCAAGCTACTGGCAGGTGAGGCGTCCGCTTTATCGGGATGCCTCGGGTAGATGGCGTCGCTATGAAACTAAGCTGCGCCCGCTCCGGGAAGTCGTCGAGCGCAGAGACTTGCCGCGATGA
- a CDS encoding IS481 family transposase, producing the protein MHKSVRLTPRGREVLIQRLQAGQRVAAVAQAMGLSETTVRKWWRCFRQGESPADRSSRPLRSPRAVTVEPRAQIEALRRQRRSGRWIAITMGLSAATVSRVLRRARLSRWRELEPQPPVLRYERAAAGELIHLDTKKLGRIERPSHRVTGNRRDRVRGIGWEFAHVAIDDHSRASLVMMAEDERKESAVASTSPRF; encoded by the coding sequence ATGCACAAGAGTGTGCGCCTGACGCCCAGGGGTCGAGAGGTGCTTATCCAACGCCTACAAGCGGGCCAGCGGGTCGCCGCGGTAGCTCAGGCGATGGGCTTGTCCGAAACGACGGTGCGCAAGTGGTGGCGGTGTTTCAGGCAGGGCGAAAGCCCGGCTGACCGAAGCAGCCGCCCGCTTCGCAGTCCGCGCGCCGTGACCGTTGAGCCGCGCGCACAGATCGAGGCCTTGCGCCGGCAGCGCCGTAGCGGCCGCTGGATCGCCATCACAATGGGCCTGTCAGCGGCCACCGTGTCGCGGGTACTACGGCGGGCGCGATTGAGCCGTTGGCGTGAGCTTGAGCCGCAGCCACCGGTCCTGCGCTACGAGCGCGCGGCCGCAGGTGAGCTGATTCACCTGGATACCAAGAAGCTCGGGCGCATCGAGCGGCCCAGCCATCGGGTGACGGGCAACCGCCGAGATCGAGTGCGCGGCATCGGCTGGGAGTTCGCCCACGTGGCCATCGACGACCATTCGCGCGCCTCCCTGGTCATGATGGCCGAGGATGAGCGCAAGGAGAGCGCGGTGGCGTCGACGTCCCCCCGGTTTTGA
- a CDS encoding TonB-dependent receptor plug domain-containing protein yields the protein MMFNKKPLHGAIKLALAIGMAGVTFSAAGHPQAQSAGQDQTGASAGQSAKNQKKETTQLQTIVVTGSRLPSVTITASSPVTQVDAKQFKVTGTTSVDQLVNQMPQMSPYFDQFQNNGATGYPTADLRGLGTNRTLVLIDGQRVQAGSAFAVDLSQIPAALVKRVDILTGGASAVYGADAVAGVVNFVLNDDFEGLQFDYDMSGYQHDNRNKYMQGLETKAGFNAPNGNTGFDGKTRTADVIFGGKFAEGAGHAMGWVSVQKTDGVVQGSRDYSACALNVAGTACGGSGTAPTPNFYVFDHNFNGDLAHFDTATNKFVPGIGQTYNYAPLNYYQRPDTRVNVGTSIKYHVNDAFEPYMDFMYTHRRSEFQFAESGTFFGQTLSIDCAKDAALVGSLCTDLAPAYNLDTTQPLTVYVGKRNVEGGPRDTSATDDSYRAVLGAKGDINLNWSYNVAGVLGETTDTQVGTGDLLSDRIAPALMGCPAGSYSGCIPYNVWQPNGVTAAAAKNLQGTSLLQTRTRLMDFNGYVSGDFGYSLPWADGDPITLVAGTEWRKENFNFNADSNSQAGNFAGSGGPSLPLSGQISVRELYTEAGVPLVENVGVLKSLGLDLGYRYSHYKLSGSSNTFKIGFGSNFNDVFRIRGGFNRAVRAPNVSELFSTNQIQLFNGSDGCAGATPTFTAAQCLNTGVTAAQYGHVPDSPAGQFNQYTGGSQSLKPEKADTYTLGVAVTPMENMETSLDFYDIKIKNTIAAIGAQTILDFCATTGDSFLCNKVHRNPATGDLWLGQTGRVDNLTDNFGNLETRGLDLNASYKWSMLGGQARASLVGTRLLNYKVDPLPGVNSQAQYDCAGKISPGLACDNPKWRHIVNLSYSRDWWSVNVRWRYFGAVHYSNTDGSALTQDKLLAGSHQISAYNWLDLSGSFKLAKRVDLTVGVNNVTDRQPPLVGHTLVFNANTPGGYDELGRYFFSNISVKL from the coding sequence ATGATGTTTAATAAGAAGCCGCTGCATGGCGCCATCAAGCTTGCGCTGGCCATCGGTATGGCGGGTGTGACATTTTCCGCTGCCGGTCATCCGCAAGCTCAGTCGGCGGGTCAAGACCAGACTGGCGCCAGCGCTGGCCAGTCGGCAAAGAATCAAAAGAAAGAAACCACCCAGTTGCAGACCATCGTGGTGACGGGTAGTCGTCTGCCAAGCGTTACGATCACCGCCTCGAGCCCGGTCACGCAGGTGGACGCCAAGCAGTTCAAGGTCACGGGTACCACGAGCGTTGACCAGTTGGTCAACCAGATGCCCCAGATGAGCCCCTACTTCGATCAGTTCCAGAACAACGGTGCCACCGGATACCCCACCGCTGATCTGCGTGGACTGGGTACCAACCGCACGCTGGTACTCATCGACGGCCAGCGCGTTCAGGCGGGTTCGGCGTTTGCCGTTGACCTAAGTCAGATCCCTGCTGCGCTGGTGAAGCGCGTTGACATCCTTACCGGCGGCGCCTCGGCCGTTTATGGTGCCGATGCCGTGGCCGGTGTGGTGAACTTCGTGTTGAACGATGACTTCGAAGGTCTCCAGTTCGACTATGACATGTCGGGCTACCAGCACGACAATCGCAATAAGTACATGCAGGGATTGGAGACCAAAGCGGGCTTCAATGCTCCTAATGGAAACACCGGCTTTGATGGCAAGACCCGCACGGCTGACGTGATTTTCGGGGGTAAGTTTGCTGAGGGTGCGGGTCATGCCATGGGCTGGGTCTCCGTGCAGAAGACCGATGGCGTGGTTCAGGGCTCGCGAGATTACTCCGCATGTGCTCTCAACGTTGCGGGCACCGCGTGCGGTGGCTCCGGCACGGCGCCAACCCCGAATTTCTATGTGTTTGACCACAATTTCAATGGCGATCTTGCCCACTTCGATACTGCCACCAACAAATTCGTTCCTGGAATTGGGCAAACTTATAACTATGCGCCGCTGAACTACTATCAGCGTCCCGATACGCGCGTGAATGTTGGTACGTCGATCAAGTATCACGTCAACGATGCGTTCGAGCCGTATATGGACTTCATGTATACGCATCGCCGCAGCGAGTTTCAGTTTGCGGAGTCGGGCACCTTCTTCGGTCAGACGCTGAGCATCGATTGCGCCAAGGATGCGGCACTGGTCGGCTCCCTGTGTACGGATCTGGCTCCGGCCTACAACCTCGATACCACTCAGCCGCTGACCGTTTATGTCGGCAAGCGCAACGTCGAGGGTGGTCCGCGCGACACGTCGGCGACTGACGACTCCTACCGCGCGGTGCTTGGTGCCAAGGGCGACATCAACCTCAACTGGTCCTACAACGTGGCGGGCGTGCTCGGCGAGACCACCGACACCCAGGTGGGCACTGGTGATCTGCTGTCTGATCGCATCGCTCCGGCGCTGATGGGGTGCCCGGCTGGTTCGTACAGCGGCTGCATCCCCTACAACGTGTGGCAGCCCAACGGCGTGACGGCCGCTGCCGCCAAGAATCTGCAGGGCACCAGTCTCCTGCAGACCCGCACGCGCCTGATGGACTTCAATGGCTACGTGAGCGGCGATTTCGGCTACAGCCTGCCTTGGGCGGATGGCGATCCGATCACCCTTGTCGCAGGTACCGAGTGGCGCAAGGAGAACTTCAACTTCAACGCCGACAGTAACTCGCAGGCGGGTAATTTCGCCGGCTCTGGCGGCCCCTCGCTTCCGCTCTCCGGCCAGATCTCGGTGCGAGAACTCTACACCGAGGCTGGTGTTCCGCTGGTCGAGAACGTAGGCGTGCTGAAATCCCTCGGCCTCGACCTGGGTTATCGCTACTCGCACTACAAGCTGTCGGGATCCAGCAACACCTTCAAGATCGGCTTCGGCAGCAATTTCAACGATGTGTTCCGCATTCGCGGTGGCTTCAACCGTGCCGTGCGCGCGCCGAACGTTTCCGAACTGTTCTCCACCAACCAGATCCAGTTGTTTAACGGCAGCGACGGTTGTGCGGGTGCCACCCCGACGTTCACGGCCGCGCAGTGCCTGAACACGGGCGTTACTGCGGCACAATACGGGCACGTCCCGGACAGCCCGGCCGGGCAGTTCAACCAGTACACCGGCGGCAGTCAGAGCCTGAAGCCGGAGAAGGCCGACACCTACACGCTTGGTGTTGCAGTGACCCCCATGGAAAACATGGAGACCTCGCTGGATTTCTATGACATCAAGATCAAGAACACGATTGCCGCGATCGGTGCTCAGACCATTTTGGATTTCTGCGCCACGACCGGTGATTCGTTCCTGTGCAACAAGGTGCATCGCAATCCGGCGACCGGCGATCTGTGGCTGGGCCAGACTGGTCGCGTAGACAATCTGACCGATAACTTCGGCAATCTTGAGACTCGTGGTCTCGACCTGAATGCCAGCTACAAGTGGTCGATGCTCGGTGGACAGGCGAGGGCGTCGCTGGTGGGCACCAGGCTGCTGAACTACAAGGTGGACCCGCTGCCGGGCGTGAACTCCCAGGCCCAGTACGATTGCGCAGGCAAGATCTCTCCGGGACTCGCTTGTGACAATCCGAAGTGGCGCCACATCGTGAACCTGAGCTACAGCCGCGATTGGTGGAGCGTCAATGTGCGGTGGCGTTACTTCGGTGCCGTGCATTACTCCAACACGGATGGCAGTGCGTTGACCCAGGATAAGCTCCTCGCGGGTAGCCATCAGATCTCGGCTTACAACTGGCTGGACCTGTCCGGCTCGTTCAAGCTCGCGAAGCGCGTTGACCTGACGGTGGGCGTGAACAACGTTACCGATCGCCAGCCGCCGCTGGTGGGCCACACGCTCGTCTTCAATGCCAACACCCCGGGTGGCTATGACGAGCTCGGTCGTTACTTCTTCAGCAATATCAGTGTGAAGCTCTGA